The nucleotide sequence CTTACCCCGCCTGGATGGAAGCGCTCATCATGGAGCTCATGATGACCATCCTGGTCGAGGCGAGCGTCCGCTTGCCCCGCGCCATCGGCTCGGCGGCCACCGTCGTGGGCGGCCTCATCATCGGCCAGGCGGCCGCACAGGCCTCCCTCATCTCCAACCTGATGATTATCGTCGTCGCAGTGTCGGCCATTACGTCGTTCGCCCTGCCCAACGTCGAAATCCTCTACGCCGTGCGGGTGATGAAGTGGCCGATGATGCTGGCCGCCGGATTGATGGGGCTCCCGGGGCTCTTCGTCGCGTTCGTGCTGATGACGATGTGGATGGCATCGCTCCGGTCGCTGGACGAGCCGTACCTGTACCCCATGGCGCCGTTCGAGGGGATCGCCGTCCTGCGGGATACCCTGCTGCGGAGGCGCTGGGAGATCCTGCACCCGGGGCGGTACCGGCCACAGGTCCCGCCCTTCGACGCCGCGCCCACCCGGCCCGCGTCCGGTGAGGTCACCCCATGAGCGAGGGCCAGCTGGCGGCCTGGGCGACCGTGGCAGGCCTGGGAGCTTCCCTTTTCCTGCCGGATCGCCTGATCGCCTGGATGGGGCCGGCCAGCTGGGTAGCCGCCCTCGTGGGGCTCGCCATCGCTACGTTGTGGCTGCTGGCCGCGTGGACGACCGGTCCGGCGCCCGCGACGCCCCTGCGGGCCGCGCCGTCGCCGGGGCCGGTGCGGGGCCTCGTGTTGGTGAGCGGCCTCCTTTCGGCCCTGTCGCTGGGCCTGACCTTGCTCCTGAGCATCGCCCACATGTCCGCCATCCTGCACGACACGGTGCTGGAGCTCACGCCCATTTGGGCGCTTCGGCTGCTCACGACGCTGCCCCTCCTGTACTCGCTGCTCCTCCCGCCGCAGGTGACCGCCTGGACGGCGCAGCTGTGGGGGTGGTTGCTCGTGCCGCTGCTCGTCTTCACGAGCATCAACTATGTCCGGCGGGGGGATTGGTCGTCGGTCGTCCGGCTGACCATGGAGTCGGTGGCACACTTCGCCCGCAGCCCCCGGGCGGCCCTCGGAGCCCTCATCCTCTTCTCCCTGCCTCTTGCCCTGGCATGGGTGTGGAGCCAGGGGCCCCGCGCGGGGCGACTACCGGCGCTGCCGCGCTGGTCGACGGTGGCCATGGTCGTCACCACCCTCGTCGTGGCCCTTCACACGGCGGTCCCCGTCGCCTACTTCGGGCCGGCGGTGGTGCGGACCATCCGAGATCCCTTCTTCGCGACCCTGGCCGTCACGACGGTACCGGGCCTGGGCAACCCTCGAGCCATCTACCTCTCGGGCCCGGGCTGGATGGTCGGCTTGCAGATGTACGGCGCCCTGATGGCCCACGCCGCCGCCGGCGCCCTTCAGGCGGCCTGGGGCAGGCCGTTGCCTACCATGCGCGCCGTCGTGGCGGCCTGGCTGGTGGCCGTGGCGTTCATCCCCCTCACCGAGTTCGCCCGGCTCGAGCTGGGGCCGCTGGCGGGCTTGCTCCTGGGCCTGGCCTCGTTGAGCTGGCTCGTGGCCCGCTGGGCAGGCCCCCTGCTCGGACGAGAGGGCTCCCGGCGATCGCCCGGCCCTGGCCCGGCGTCGGGCGAGGCGAAGGCCGGATGAAGGTTCGGCGCGGCGCCCGGGGCACCCCCCTTCGCCGGGTCGCCCTCGGGTGCGCCCTCGCCTGGCTCGCGCTCGTCAGCGCGGGCTGCTGGGACTACACCGACATCGACCAGCGGTTCCACGTGACGGCGATGGGTTTCGACGCCGACCCGCGGGGTGTTCGGGTCTCGTTCCACCTGGGCAACCCTCCCCCGCAGGGCACTCCTGGCGGCGTGCGCGGGGGTGGAGGCGGCCCGGGGGCGGGCGGCGGAGGGGGAGGCCCATCGCCCCAGGGAGCCCAGGGCTTCCTGGTGTTGTCCGAAGCCGGCCCGAGCCCGCTCGACGCCATGGACTCCATCACCGGCCGCATCGACCGGGTGCTCGAGCCCGACCACACCCAGGTCATCCTGCTGGGTCACGACCTCGCCCGGCAGGGGGTCCGGCCGGTGCTCGACTTCATCACGCGAGAACCCCGGGTGCCGCCCTCCCCTCCGGTCCTCATCACCGCCACGGGGACGGCCGAGCAGGCGCTGGCCACGCCCAAGCAGGGCACGTCGAGCCCGGGGGACTACTTCCTCAAACTCCTGACCAAGACGTCGGTCGGGACCCGGTGGTTGGAAGTGCCCGCCTTCGAGGCGTACCGCACGCTCTACGACCCCCTGCGCGCCCTGGCGCTGCCGGCAGTCGACCCGAAGAGCGGCCGGGTGGTGGGCATCGGGGTCTTCCGGGGCGACCGGCTGGCCGGCATCCTCGGGCCCGAGGACGCCTGGTCCCTGACCCTTCTCCGCCAGGGCGTCAAACCGGACGAGACCCGCGGCCTCACCGTGACCATTCCGGCGTCCGCCTCCTCCGGGCCCCCAGCCCGGCCGGCGAAGCTCGCCCTCTGGTTGACCCGCTCCAGCATGCGGGTGGAGGCGGTAGGCGCCCTGGCGGTACGGATCTCGATCCGCCTCACGGCCCAGGTCGGGGAACTCTCCGGGGGGATTCGCCCGGACTTGCGCGACCCGTCGACCCGCGGCGCCGCCCAACGCGCCATCGCCGAAACGGTGCGCCGTCGCCTGACCGCGACGCTCGAGCGCCTGCAGCGCCGGGCCGTCGATCCGACGGGATTGGGCCTCCAGGTGTGGACGGCCTGCGGGCGCTGCTTCCCGCCGAGCGAGTACGTCCGGCGTTTCCCGTCGCTGCGGTTCGCCGTGCAGGTGGAGGCGACCATCCGTTCACCAGGCATGATCTGGTAATGTGCCCGCTCCGTACCTCGGTCTCCATACGTTGACGGCTCTCAGAGGGCTCACCTACCGTCGCAGCGCCCGGCCCGCGGGCGAAGTGCTGACGTCGGGCACTCCTGAGCTCGATCCCGGTCTCGATGCCAATCTCCCAGGGAGGAAGGGAAAGCTGCGACATGGTGGTCCGACTCTTTGCCCCGTCCCCGTTGCGTCGGTGGTCGTTGCGTCGGTGGTCGTTGGTCGTTGGGCGTTGGGCGTCGGGCTTCGTGGTGGTGGCGGCGGCGGTGGCCGTCGCGGTCACGGCCCTGGCAGCGCCTGCCGGCGCCCAGGAGGGGTGGACGGTGTGGGTCGCCCCGATGTACGGTGCGCTGAGCGGGGCGGACCTCCACATCCTCGATGAAGTCCTGGAGACCGTGACCACAGAAGGCCAGAACCTCACGTACTCTGCGCAAATCACCCCCCGGTGGTTTCGCCCGGGACCGACCCTCGTGCCGCGTCTCGGAGCGTCCGTGGGGATCAGCTCCCGCCTTTCGGTCGCAGCCGAGGGCTTGTTCCTCGGCTGGCACGACTCCGCCACCCGGCGTTTCGAAGCCCCCGCAGACACCGCCACGACCGATTACGCCAACAGCGTGTTCCTGTGGGAAGGCAACTGGCGGCTGCCCGACCAGCGCGCGTTCGGACTGATCAACGTAACTCATCCGAGCGGCTGGTCCCCCATCGACTGGCATGCGGATGGGGCGATCCAGCTGGCCTCCGGCACCCTGGGCGCTCGAGCCCTGCTCTTCAACGGCGGCAACCTGCAGGTGGCGGCCGAAGGCGGCGTGGCCGTCTTCCACCTTGATCACCGGTTCGACCGGCGATGGGCCGGAGTGGCGGAATCGCCGGTAGATGCCAACGACAACGGTCGAATAGACCCGGAGCCCAGCCCCGACTATTATCTCCGCAACAACGTGTCGCTCGATCAGACAGCATCCAGCACCGGAACGGCGCTTGGCCCGTCCATGGGTCTCCGGCTGCAGGGCCGCCTCGGCGGTACGTACGTGGAAGCCTCGGCGTCTCAGGGATGGGCCTCGGGGCAGTTCGCGCTGGCCAGCCGCTTCGTGGACATAGACGACCAGTGGTTCGACGACAACCAGGACGGCACGTTCGATCGCAACGTCGTCCTCCACGGCGACGTCCCGTTCCGCCAGCAGGTGCCCGCCACCATCCCGGTCACCCAGCTCCACGGCACGCTGCGCTACCCCCTCGGGCCGGTCAGCGTGGGCGCCGGCGTCTTCTACTCGCTCCACCGCAACGTCCCTGTCTCGCCGGAGCTGAGCTACCGGGACTACACCTTCAAGCCCCGCACCCAGGACATCTCCATCTCCGGCGCCATGGCGTTCGTGCAGGCCTCGTTCTGACGCCGGGGGTGTTGCAGGAGGAGCGGCCTGTCCGGGCCGTTCCTCCTGCGGCCACGGACAACCATATCCTTCCATGGAGGACGGTGTAACACAACGGTTACAAAAATAAGGTAATGGCTATTGCTAACAGGAGGCGCGGCCGTGATCCAGATACTGCCTGCCCTCGACGACGATCTGTTGCTCCATCTGTTCCGCAAAGGCTCCCGGATGGACTGGAACTCCGACGACTTCGACTGGCAGGCGTGGGAGGGCATCGGAGAGCCGCAACGGCGCGCCGCCGCCCGGATCATCACCCCGGTCTACCTGGGCGAGCAAACGGCCATGCTCGGGGGCGCCGCCGCCCTCAAGGAGGTGGCCGCCGCCCACCAGACGTCCGCCCAGATCTACCTGGCGAGCTTCGTGATGGACGAGGCCCGCCACTTCGAGGCCATGACCCGCCTTTACCGGCAGCTCGGGTACGATCCCGTGGGCATCCGGGAGATGCCCGAGATGCTGCGCTACCACCACCGGCTGCGCCAGGGGGACAAGCTCGACTGGGCGTGGGGCATCCTCATCAGCGACGTCTTTGCCCGCCACTTCTACCACGCCCTCATCGACCGCTTCCCCTCGACGATCCTCGGCAGCCTCTCGCAGCGCATCGTGGTCGACGAAGGCCGCCACCAGGCCTTCGCACAGGAGTACATCCGCCGGGCGCTGCCGGCCCTCGGCCCCGAACGCCGCCGCGCGCTCCTCTCCATGCGCGACGACCTGCTGCGCCTCATCAGCACCATGCAGCGCCGCCTGGCGCCGGACGGCGACGTCCTCGGCATCGACACCCGCCGCCTCGTGGACGACTTCGCCTCCGAGATCGAGGAGCGCACCCACCGCCTCGGCCTCCCCTCCAGCCGCCCTGGCGAGCCGCCGGCACCGCCCCCGTCCCGTGCCACCGGTGGGGAGCCTTTGTCCAACGCCGCCGCCGAGAGGGTGCCGCCCACCTCCCCGGCGCGGCCCGCGGCAGGCTCCGATGGCCCCCGCCGGCCTCCGTCCGAACGCACGTACCGGGGTCCCGTCCGCCTGGTCACCCGCTGCGCCGGCTGCCTGCTGGCCCTGTGGTGCCGCCCGGCCCGGCCTCACCCGGCCCCGGCGCCGTCCTGAGCCTCCTCCCTTGCCGGGCCTCGTTGCTGCGCCCTGGCCCCGGGCTCCTCACCTGGTCTCATCCGGTCAACCCGGGAGGGGCGCCGCATACACTGTGGCCGAAGTGAGGTGAGAGGCCCTCATGAGTGAGCCGTGGGTGGTCGCGGGGCTGCTCGGCAAGGCGGTCGGCCAGGCCCTGGACCGCGGCCTCTTCGTGCAAGCGGACGTGCGCTTCGCCATCGCCGGCACCTCCATCCTCTCCCTCCACATCCGCGCCGCGCTGGCAAGCTTCAAGGCGCTGGCCCGTCATGCGGGGCTCGGGAGCTGGTTCTCCCGGGCGCCCGTGGCGCCGAGTCCCCTCCCGCGCCGGGTGGACGTCCGGGCGGCCCACCGGTCGGGCCCGCCGCGCTGGCCCCACCGCCCAGAGCGCCTGGCAGGCCGGCCTTCCCGGCCGCTGCCCGCGCGCCCTCTGCCCGCCGCCTTGCCGGGCGCCAGCCCGTTCGTGGCGGTGCCCGTCCCGTCCTCACGGGGGTGGGGCGCGTACGCCTGCCGGCCGGCGGCCTGACCGCCCTGGCCTGCGCATGGCACGCCCCGCCTTCCCCCCGCGTCAGCGGATCCTGGCCGGCCTTGGGCTGGCCGCGCTCTTGGCGGGCCTGGGGCTGGCCGCGCTCCTGGCCGCCGCGATTCGCTCGGGGTGGTGGCCGGGTCGGGGCATCCGGGGGGACGTCCCCGCCTCGGCCGTCCTGCGGGTGCCCTGGCCCGGCTGGCAGCGGCAGCTCGAGATCACCGACCCGGCCGTGCTGCGCCAGCTGGCCCGCGCACTCCCCGACCGCCCGGTGCCGCGCCCTCCACCTGTGCCGCCGCCTGCCCGTCCTCCCGCCGCAGACGAAGAGGGCGACGCTTTCGCCTCGTTCGGCGGTCCCCTCCCCCGCTGGCAGCTCATCCTGCGCTACCCCCAGGGCTCTGCCCGGGAGTTCGTCGCCTTGCCCGACGGCACGCTCCGCGACGCCGCCTCGGGCGCCCCGGCCGGCGGCGCGGCGTTGCGCCAGGCGACGCAGGCGCTCGGCCTGGAACTATCGGAGCACCTCTTCGGCGAACCCCTCCCGTGGCCCGAAGTCGACCGGATGTTCCCCTTCGATGCCGAGGCAACCATCGAAGACCTGCGCACGGGCCTGTGGCTGCGGGTGCGCCGTTACGGCGGCTACCGCCACGCCGACGTCGAACCCGTCACCCGCCAGGACACCGCCGTCCTCCACCGCATCTTCGGCGGCCAGTGGACCTGGCGGCGCCGGCCCGTGGTAGCCATCATCCAGGACCGCCGCATCGCGGCCTCCGTCAACGGCATGCCCCACGGCAACGGCCTCATCGCCGCCAACGACTTTCCCGGCCACTTTTGTCTCCACTTCCTGGGAAGCCAGGTGCACGCCTCCGGGCGAATCGACCCCTCCCACCAGCTCATGGTGCACCAGGCGAGCGGCCGCCTCATCGAACGCCTCGCCGAAGCGCCTCCCGCCCAGCTCGTGCAGTGGGCCCTGGCCGCCGTCCAGGAATCGGACGAGGCGGCCCTGCACCTGACGGTCACCGGCTGGGACGCGACCCTCGCCCGGCGCCTCCTGGAGAACATCCGCCACGTCACGATCGTCGGCCTGGTCGTCTCCGGCGCCACGGTCCGGGCCGAACTCGTCGTCTACTACGAGCAGCCCAACCCCGACGCCGGCTACCGGCAGGTCCTGCAGCTCCCGCTTCAGCCCGCCGGCTGGCGAGGAGGCTGGACGGTGCGCCTCGCGGATCTGGCACCCCTTCTGAAGGTGCCCACCTCCACCCCGCTGCTGCTGCGCTCGGGAGGGTACCCTGAGTGCTGAAAGAACGTACCCATGCAGGAGGCGGACGCCATGTGGTACGAACTGTCGGTGGCGACCCATCGCCGCACGGAGGCGGTGGAGATCACCGGGCAACTCGCCGAGGTGATCGCCCGCTCCGGGGTGCGCGACGGCGTGGCCACGGTCTATTGCCCCCATACGACCGCCGGGCTCACCATCAACGAGAACGCCGACCCCGACGTGATGGACGACCTCATGCGGTTCCTGGACGCCTTGATCGAGCGGGCCAATCCGGGGTTCCGCCACCGCGAGGGCAACGCGGACGGTCACGTGAAGGCGAGCCTCGTCGGTGCCTCGGTGAGCTTTCCCGTCCGGGACGGCCGGCCGGCCCTCGGGCGCTGGCAGGGCGTCTTTCTCTGCGAATTCGACGGGCCGCGCCGCCGCCAGGTATCCGTCCGGGTCGCGGGTGTGCTGGAGTAAGACCGGGGGCCTGCCGCCCGGAGCGGGCGCCGGCTCCGGCCCGGCGCCCGCCGCTTCGTCACCGGGCGAGGGGCACGCCCCGGTCCACGTAGTGGGTGTGCAGCAGTTGGTGGCTGCGGGCGCTTCCCGGCGAGCCGAGGTACTCCTGATACACCGCCCGGATCTCGGGGTTCTCGTGGGCCCGGCGGAGCGGGCTTGTCCGGTCGAGCCCGGCCAGCGACTGCGCCCGGCGCTCCACTCTCGCGACCAGGTCCTGCCCGCGCATCTGGCCGCCGCCTCCCACGCACCCGCCGGGGCACGCCATCACCTCGACGAAGTCGAGCTGCTCGTACTCCGGGCTCTCGAGCAGCTCCCGGGCCGCCTTCAAACCGTCCACGACCGCGCACCGCAGCACCCGTGAGCCGAGCTCGACCCGCAGCCGCCGGATCTGCCCCGCCCGGTGCAGCTCCTCCCACTCGAGCTTCTCCTCCGGCAAGTCCTTCCCGGTCGCCATCCAGTAGGCGGTGCGCAGCGCTGCCTCGGCCACGCCGCCCGTACGCCCGAAGATGACCGCCGCGCCCGTGGAGGCGCCCATCAGCGGGTCGAAGGCCTCCGGCTCCAGGCGGGTCGGGTCGATCCCGGCCAAGCGCAGCATCCGCACCAGCTCCCGGGTGGTGAGCACCAGGTCGACCGACCCCTGGAGCTCCTCCCGCTGCGCCTCGAACTTCTTGGCCGTGCACGGCATGATGGAGACCATCACCACGTGCGAGGGATCGAGCCCCTCCTTCTCGGCGTAGTAGGTCTTGGCCAGCGCCCCGACCATCTCGTGCGGGGAGCGGCAGCTCGACAGGTGCCCGAGCCGCTCGGGGAAGTAGTGCTCCACGTACTTGACCCAGCCCGGGCAGCACGACGTCATGAGCGGAAGGGGCGCCTGTTCCCTGGGAGCGGCCAGCCGGTGCACGAGCTCGGCCGCCTCCTCCATCACCGTCAGGTCCGCACCGAAGTCCGTGTCGAACACCCTGGAGAACCCCAGCCGCCGCAGCGCCGCCACGATCTGCCCGGTGATGGGCGTGCCGACCGGTGCGCCGAACGCCTCGGCCACCGAGACGCGCACGGCCGGCGCGATCTGCACCACCACGGTCGTATCCGGGCGTCCCAGAAGTTCCCAGGCGCGCCCCGTGTCGTCCCGCTCCGTGAGCGCACCCGTCGGGCAGTGCACCACGCACTGGCCGCAGTACACGCACGCCGCCTCGGAAAGCGGCGCCTTGAAGGCGGGCGCGACCCCCAGGTCGAAACCCCGCCCGGTAAAGTCGATGGCCCCTATCCCCTGCTGCTCCTGGCAGATTCGCACGCACCGCCCGCACAGGATGCACTTGGCCGCGTCCCGTACGATCGAGGGGCTCGAGACATCGGGCTCCTCCTTCAGCGCCCGCCGGTGGACGCCGTCGGCCCACAGCCCGACCCTGGCGCCGTAGCGCGCCGCCAGGCTCCTGAGCCCGCAGTCGTCGGAACGCAGGCACGACGCGCACTCCTGCGGGTGGTCGGCGAGCAGCAGCTCCAGCACCTGCCGGCGGGCCTTGTGGACCGCCGGCGTGTGGGTGCGTACCACCATACCCTCGCTCACCGGCTGGGAGCAGGCGGTGACCAGCGTCCGAGCCCCGCTCACCTCGACCACGCACAGGCGGCACCCGCCAAAGGGCGCGAGCCCCTCGAGGTGGCACAGGGTCGGCACCTCGTAACCCGCCTGGCGCAGGGCCTCGAGTAAGGTCTGGCCCTGGCGCGCCTCGACGAGGCGCCCGTCGACGGTCAGCCGGACGGTTGGCTTGTCGCTCGCAGCCGTCATCTCACGCCACCTCCACCGCGCCGAACCGGCAGACCTCCACGCACGTCCCGCACCGGATGCACCGTTCGTCGAGGATGGTGTACGGCTGGCGCTTCTCGCCCACGATCGCTTCCTGCAGGCAGCTGCGGGCACACACCCCGCATCCCGGGCAGAGTGCCGGATTGATGCGGTAAGTGAGGTACGGCCCGCAGCGGCGGGCAGGGCAGCGCCCCTCCACCAGGTGGGCCACGTACTCGTCCCGGAAGTAGCGCAGCGTGCTCAGCACCGGGTTGGCCGCCGTTTGGCCGAGCCCGCAGGCGGCGGTCATCTTGAGCAGCGTGCCCAGGCTCTCGATCTCGTCCAGGATGGCCTCGGCCTCCTGCCGGGAGACCCGCTTCGGCCGCCCGCCCGGCGGGCTGACGATCCGCTCGAGCATCTCGTGCAGCCGGGTCGTCCCCTCCCGGCACGGCACGCACTTGCCGCACGACTCGTGGCGCAGGAAGTCGAGGAAGAACCGGGCCACGTCGACCATACACTTCGACGAGTCCATGACGACGAGCCCGCCCGAACCCATGATGGCTCCCGTCGTCATCAGCGACTCGTAGTCGATGGGCGTGTCGAGCAGGCTTTCGGGCAGGCACCCGCCCGACGGCCCGCCGATCTGGGCCGCCTTGAAGTGGCGCCCGTCCCGGATCCCGCCGCCGACCTCGTAGACGATCTCGCGCAGGGTAACGCCCATCGGCACCTCGATGAGACCGCTGTTGACCACGTCGCCCGTCAGGGCGAACACCTTGGTGCCTTTGGACGTGGCGGTGCCGATGCTGCGGAACCAGTCGGCCCCTCGCTCGATGATCGCCGGCACGTTGGCCAGCGTCTCCACGTTGTTGATGACCGTGGGATGGGCCCACAGCCCGGAAACCACCGGATACGGCGGGCGAGGACGGGGCATGCCCCGGCGGCCCTCCACCGAAGCGAGCAGCGCCGTCTCCTCGCCGCACACGAACGCTCCGGCGCCGATCTTGACCTCGATGGTAAACTCGAAGTCGCTCCCGAGGATGCGCCGCCCCAGGAAGTTGTACTCCTCGGCCTGCAGGATGGCTTTCTGGATACGCTCGACCGCGAGAGGATACTCGGCTCGCACGTAGATGTAGCCGTGCCTCGCCCCGATGGCGTAGGCGGCCAGCGCCATCCCCTCGAGCACCCGGTGCGGGTCACCCTCGAGCACGCTCCGATCCATGAACGCTCCAGGGTCGCCCTCGTCAGCATTGCACACGACGTAGCGCTCCGGGTCCGGCTGCTGCGAGGCCATCCGCCACTTGCGCCCGGTGGGGAAG is from Limnochorda sp. L945t and encodes:
- a CDS encoding Ger(x)C family spore germination protein → MKVRRGARGTPLRRVALGCALAWLALVSAGCWDYTDIDQRFHVTAMGFDADPRGVRVSFHLGNPPPQGTPGGVRGGGGGPGAGGGGGGPSPQGAQGFLVLSEAGPSPLDAMDSITGRIDRVLEPDHTQVILLGHDLARQGVRPVLDFITREPRVPPSPPVLITATGTAEQALATPKQGTSSPGDYFLKLLTKTSVGTRWLEVPAFEAYRTLYDPLRALALPAVDPKSGRVVGIGVFRGDRLAGILGPEDAWSLTLLRQGVKPDETRGLTVTIPASASSGPPARPAKLALWLTRSSMRVEAVGALAVRISIRLTAQVGELSGGIRPDLRDPSTRGAAQRAIAETVRRRLTATLERLQRRAVDPTGLGLQVWTACGRCFPPSEYVRRFPSLRFAVQVEATIRSPGMIW
- a CDS encoding ferritin-like domain-containing protein produces the protein MIQILPALDDDLLLHLFRKGSRMDWNSDDFDWQAWEGIGEPQRRAAARIITPVYLGEQTAMLGGAAALKEVAAAHQTSAQIYLASFVMDEARHFEAMTRLYRQLGYDPVGIREMPEMLRYHHRLRQGDKLDWAWGILISDVFARHFYHALIDRFPSTILGSLSQRIVVDEGRHQAFAQEYIRRALPALGPERRRALLSMRDDLLRLISTMQRRLAPDGDVLGIDTRRLVDDFASEIEERTHRLGLPSSRPGEPPAPPPSRATGGEPLSNAAAERVPPTSPARPAAGSDGPRRPPSERTYRGPVRLVTRCAGCLLALWCRPARPHPAPAPS
- a CDS encoding secondary thiamine-phosphate synthase enzyme YjbQ, yielding MWYELSVATHRRTEAVEITGQLAEVIARSGVRDGVATVYCPHTTAGLTINENADPDVMDDLMRFLDALIERANPGFRHREGNADGHVKASLVGASVSFPVRDGRPALGRWQGVFLCEFDGPRRRQVSVRVAGVLE
- a CDS encoding [FeFe] hydrogenase, group A, translating into MTAASDKPTVRLTVDGRLVEARQGQTLLEALRQAGYEVPTLCHLEGLAPFGGCRLCVVEVSGARTLVTACSQPVSEGMVVRTHTPAVHKARRQVLELLLADHPQECASCLRSDDCGLRSLAARYGARVGLWADGVHRRALKEEPDVSSPSIVRDAAKCILCGRCVRICQEQQGIGAIDFTGRGFDLGVAPAFKAPLSEAACVYCGQCVVHCPTGALTERDDTGRAWELLGRPDTTVVVQIAPAVRVSVAEAFGAPVGTPITGQIVAALRRLGFSRVFDTDFGADLTVMEEAAELVHRLAAPREQAPLPLMTSCCPGWVKYVEHYFPERLGHLSSCRSPHEMVGALAKTYYAEKEGLDPSHVVMVSIMPCTAKKFEAQREELQGSVDLVLTTRELVRMLRLAGIDPTRLEPEAFDPLMGASTGAAVIFGRTGGVAEAALRTAYWMATGKDLPEEKLEWEELHRAGQIRRLRVELGSRVLRCAVVDGLKAARELLESPEYEQLDFVEVMACPGGCVGGGGQMRGQDLVARVERRAQSLAGLDRTSPLRRAHENPEIRAVYQEYLGSPGSARSHQLLHTHYVDRGVPLAR
- a CDS encoding NADH-quinone oxidoreductase subunit NuoF, yielding MTDAPVEVRVGAGSCGLAAGAERVIEALQQALQEAGVSATVRRVGCMGLCEREVLVDVRRPGAATLTFGPVSPDAARRLVDRYVVHGVVPEDLLVGVALGEPPGDVEAPVERGPAAGRGNGREAGNAEARAAGAPAAAACVQVLPRVDQLPLMQKQQRIVLANCGRIDPTRIDEYVAAGGYRALEKALRSMTPEQVLAEIERSDLRGRGGAGFPTGRKWRMASQQPDPERYVVCNADEGDPGAFMDRSVLEGDPHRVLEGMALAAYAIGARHGYIYVRAEYPLAVERIQKAILQAEEYNFLGRRILGSDFEFTIEVKIGAGAFVCGEETALLASVEGRRGMPRPRPPYPVVSGLWAHPTVINNVETLANVPAIIERGADWFRSIGTATSKGTKVFALTGDVVNSGLIEVPMGVTLREIVYEVGGGIRDGRHFKAAQIGGPSGGCLPESLLDTPIDYESLMTTGAIMGSGGLVVMDSSKCMVDVARFFLDFLRHESCGKCVPCREGTTRLHEMLERIVSPPGGRPKRVSRQEAEAILDEIESLGTLLKMTAACGLGQTAANPVLSTLRYFRDEYVAHLVEGRCPARRCGPYLTYRINPALCPGCGVCARSCLQEAIVGEKRQPYTILDERCIRCGTCVEVCRFGAVEVA